From one Anopheles bellator chromosome 1, idAnoBellAS_SP24_06.2, whole genome shotgun sequence genomic stretch:
- the LOC131215306 gene encoding uncharacterized protein LOC131215306, producing the protein MPLDLRVVFDVPTIITPIQDIQGGRYWHRGLKNGLRENYNNKSGASRVEIDIHFDEVPLFVFPRKVVAWTITGRVQDPQVVQTEPFSIGLYVGEKRPTKMEEFLTPFVTEAKQMDEEQIAINGAAVKIRGFNSDATALCLVKETVDHHSQMACHKCTVVAHSKGKRMAYPMQPAEARTNEMFRQLRYGNHHLHEDVGELGNQERVPKRSALLNLTQIDMVEDFMVGDEDHLLHAGLMRKLLFHFVEGNGSNVRAMKKTTLCNLNARLQEVELPCECSPRRFPELTTDLCSWSLNRHHFGHLLKWAMNPAAIAKPERQKREVTKNRFSVRS; encoded by the exons ATGCCGCTGGATTTGCGGGTAGTTTTTGATGTGCCAACAATAATTACCCCAATACAGGATATCCAGGGGGGTCGCTACTGGCACCGTGGTTTGA AGAACGGACTGCGGGAAAACTATAACAACAAAAGCGGCGCTTCACGTGTCGAGATCGACATACACTTTGATGAGGTGCCACTGTTTGTATTTCCGCGAAAAGTAGTAGCTTGGACCATCACAGGAAGGGTACAAGACCCGCAGGTAGTTCAAACGGAGCCGTTTTCGATCGGTCTATATGTTGGGGAGAAACGGCCCACAAAGATGGAGGAGTTCCTCACGCCGTTCGTGACAGAGGCAAAACAAATGGACGAAGAACAGATCGCCATCAATGGGGCCGCAGTGAAGATCCGCGGATTTAACAGCGATGCCACAGCCCTGTGTCTCGTCAAAG aGACAGTAGACCACCACTCGCAGATGGCGTGCCACAAGTGCACGGTTGTTGCCCACAGCAAGGGCAAAAGGATGGCGTACCCTATGCAACCGGCTGAGGcaagaacgaacgaaatgttCCGGCAGTTACGATATGGCAACCATCATCTGCACGAAGACGTTGGCGAGCTTGGAAACCAGGAAAGGGTACCAAAACGATCGGCATTGTTGAACTTGACGCAAATTGACATGGTGGAAGATTTCATGGTAGGGGACGAGGACCACCTACTACACGCCGGCCTTATGCGTAAATTGCTCTTCCATTTCGTGGAAGGCAATGGTAGTAACGTACGAGCAATGAAAAAAACGACGTTATGTAACTTGAATGCCCGGTTGCAGGAAGTTGAGCTACCATGCGAGTGCTCGCCACGGCGCTTCCCTGAGCTAACCACGGATCTGTGTAGTTGGAGTTTGAACCGCCACCATTTTGGACATTTGCTAAAGTGGGCAATGAAC cCTGCTGCGATCGCAAAGCCGGAGCGACAGAAGCGCGAAGTGACGAAGAATCGCTTCTCGGTGCGTTCGTGA
- the LOC131216005 gene encoding general transcription factor IIH subunit 1 isoform X1, with the protein MTTTREDVLLQMGEVRFKKGDGTLYIMNERIAWIAEHRDTVAVSHRFQDIKMQKISPEGKPKVQLQVVLNDGNNSTFHFVNRLGAPAQMADRDKVKELLQQLLPNFRRKIDKELEEKNRILTENPSLLQLYRDLVITQVMTSEEFWARHAKGHMQKEQTVKQDIGVSGAFLADIKPQTDGCNGLRYNLTADIIECIFKTYPAVKRKHTEHVPAKLTEAEFWTKFFQSHYFHRDRIVAGTKDIFTECGKIDDQQLRLAVQENLGDPLLDIRAFEDNTLEEGFCSSATSSRHSTVNSGNIVHQSMIKRFNQHSFSVLKTCTDVKTLNCGIGAILSATPTVGARDNTANGGPMSNGGGGKDHNNGGDTVGNNNNNNVVNGFSKKDKSHKNGNNHHHPGTVNGMDHRNGGGGVATTNGTFVEPTIKKARIQAKITYDDLEGDEEEEQRRQRVKQLNLTKIERYLHGPVPASGTFGEHSGMHGGESSSATAGGVLHDFETIDAMIVDAANNAWSARTPHKLLVSPAAAVSALGDLSPGGALMRGFQEQSLAQLVPPDIEKEVRNLYLSLLELLKEFWKCFPPTTPQLEAEATRMHDILQRFAMVKLKPFEDRAMRELLPFGSSLTQHLNQLLQSANRKFATWQDRQRRAHSFPPFQ; encoded by the exons ATGACTACCACACGGGAAGATGTCCTGCTGCAGATGGGTGAGGTCCGCTTCAAGAAGGGCGATGGTACGCTCTACATAATGAATGAGCGGATCGCCTGGATTGCGGAGCATCGCGACACGGTGGCCGTTTCGCATCGTTTTCAGGATATTAAAA TGCAAAAGATTTCCCCCGAGGGCAAACCGAAGGTGCAGCTGCAGGTCGTGCTGAATGATGGTAACAATTCTACGTTTCATTTCGTCAACCGACTCGGTGCGCCAGCTCAGATGGCCGACCGGGACAAGGTAAAGGAGCTGCTCCAGCAACTTCTGCCAAACTTTAGGCGTAAGATCGACAAAGAGCTCGAGGAGAAGAACCGCATCCTGACCGAGAACCCGTCACTCCTGCAACTATACCGTGACCTCGTCATCACGCAAGTTATGACGAGTGAAGAGTTTTGGGCCCGCCACGCCAAGGGACACATGCAGAAGGAGCAAACGGTGAAGCAGGACATTGGCGTTTCGGGTGCGTTCCTGGCCGACATTAAGCCACAAACCGACGGTTGCAACGGGCTGCGCTACAACCTGACGGCGGATATAATCGAGTGTATCTTTAAGACGTACCCGGCCGTCAAGCGAAAACACACCGAGCACGTCCCGGCCAAACTGACCGAGGCCGAGTTTTGGACCAAATTTTTCCAGTCGCACTACTTCCACCGCGATCGCATCGTGGCCGGCACGAAGGACATCTTCACCGAGTGTGGTAAGATCGATGATCAGCAGCTGCGGCTAGCGGTGCAGGAGAATCTCGGTGACCCGCTGCTCGACATACGCGCCTTCGAGGATAATACACTCGAGGAAGGGTTTTGCAGTTCGGCCACCTCCAGCCGGCATTCGACCGTCAATAGTGGCAACATCGTGCACCAGAGCATGATCAAGCGTTTCAATCAGCACTCGTTTTCGGTGCTGAAAACGTGCACCGACGTGAAGACGCTCAACTGTGGTATCGGAGCGATCCTTTCAGCGACACCGACGGTCGGTGCACGTGATAATACGGCAAACGGTGGACCGATGTcaaatggcggcggcggaaaggatcacaacaacggcggcgacaCGGTTggtaataacaataacaataacgtGGTGAATGGGTTCAGCAAAAAGGATAAGTCgcacaaaaatggcaacaatcatcatcaccccGGGACCGTGAACGGGATGGACCATAGgaatggcggtggtggcgttgcaACCACCAATGGAACGTTCGTTGAACCGACGATCAAAAAAGCTCGCATTCAGGCCAAAATCACGTACGATGATCTAGAGGGTGACGAAGAGGAAGAGCAGCGGAGACAGCGGGTGAAGCAGCTGAATCTGACCAAAATCGAACGCTACCTTCACGGGCCGGTTCCGGCAAGCGGCACTTTCGGAGAGCACTCCGGGATGCACGGCGGAGAAAGTTCTTCGGCAACCGCTGGAGGTGTTCTGCATgatttcgaaacgatcgatgcGATGATAGTGGACGCAGCGAATAACGCGTGGAGTGCCAGGACTCCTCACAAACTCCTTGTTAGTCCGGCTGCCGCCGTTAGCGCGCTGGGTGATCTTAGTCCAGGTGGTGCCCTTATGAGAGGATTCCAGGAGCAAAGCCTTGCAC AGTTGGTCCCTCCCGACATCGAGAAGGAGGTGCGTAATCTCTACCTATCGTTGCTCGAGCTGCTAAAAGAGTTCTGGAAGTGCTTCCCGCCGACTACACCACAGCTTGAAGCGGAAGCGACGCGCATGCACGACATCCTGCAGCGCTTCGCGATGGTCAAACTGAAACCGTTCGAG GACCGTGCCATGAGAGAGCTGTTGCCGTTCGGTTCCTCGTTGACGCAACACCTCAACCAGCTGCTTCAGTCGGCCAACCGTAAATTTGCCACGTGGCAGGACCGTCAGCGACGAGCGCACAG CTTTCCTCCCTTCCAATGA
- the LOC131216005 gene encoding general transcription factor IIH subunit 1 isoform X2, whose protein sequence is MTTTREDVLLQMGEVRFKKGDGTLYIMNERIAWIAEHRDTVAVSHRFQDIKMQKISPEGKPKVQLQVVLNDGNNSTFHFVNRLGAPAQMADRDKVKELLQQLLPNFRRKIDKELEEKNRILTENPSLLQLYRDLVITQVMTSEEFWARHAKGHMQKEQTVKQDIGVSGAFLADIKPQTDGCNGLRYNLTADIIECIFKTYPAVKRKHTEHVPAKLTEAEFWTKFFQSHYFHRDRIVAGTKDIFTECGKIDDQQLRLAVQENLGDPLLDIRAFEDNTLEEGFCSSATSSRHSTVNSGNIVHQSMIKRFNQHSFSVLKTCTDVKTLNCGIGAILSATPTVGARDNTANGGPMSNGGGGKDHNNGGDTVGNNNNNNVVNGFSKKDKSHKNGNNHHHPGTVNGMDHRNGGGGVATTNGTFVEPTIKKARIQAKITYDDLEGDEEEEQRRQRVKQLNLTKIERYLHGPVPASGTFGEHSGMHGGESSSATAGGVLHDFETIDAMIVDAANNAWSARTPHKLLVSPAAAVSALGDLSPGGALMRGFQEQSLAQLVPPDIEKEVRNLYLSLLELLKEFWKCFPPTTPQLEAEATRMHDILQRFAMVKLKPFEDRAMRELLPFGSSLTQHLNQLLQSANRKFATWQDRQRRAHR, encoded by the exons ATGACTACCACACGGGAAGATGTCCTGCTGCAGATGGGTGAGGTCCGCTTCAAGAAGGGCGATGGTACGCTCTACATAATGAATGAGCGGATCGCCTGGATTGCGGAGCATCGCGACACGGTGGCCGTTTCGCATCGTTTTCAGGATATTAAAA TGCAAAAGATTTCCCCCGAGGGCAAACCGAAGGTGCAGCTGCAGGTCGTGCTGAATGATGGTAACAATTCTACGTTTCATTTCGTCAACCGACTCGGTGCGCCAGCTCAGATGGCCGACCGGGACAAGGTAAAGGAGCTGCTCCAGCAACTTCTGCCAAACTTTAGGCGTAAGATCGACAAAGAGCTCGAGGAGAAGAACCGCATCCTGACCGAGAACCCGTCACTCCTGCAACTATACCGTGACCTCGTCATCACGCAAGTTATGACGAGTGAAGAGTTTTGGGCCCGCCACGCCAAGGGACACATGCAGAAGGAGCAAACGGTGAAGCAGGACATTGGCGTTTCGGGTGCGTTCCTGGCCGACATTAAGCCACAAACCGACGGTTGCAACGGGCTGCGCTACAACCTGACGGCGGATATAATCGAGTGTATCTTTAAGACGTACCCGGCCGTCAAGCGAAAACACACCGAGCACGTCCCGGCCAAACTGACCGAGGCCGAGTTTTGGACCAAATTTTTCCAGTCGCACTACTTCCACCGCGATCGCATCGTGGCCGGCACGAAGGACATCTTCACCGAGTGTGGTAAGATCGATGATCAGCAGCTGCGGCTAGCGGTGCAGGAGAATCTCGGTGACCCGCTGCTCGACATACGCGCCTTCGAGGATAATACACTCGAGGAAGGGTTTTGCAGTTCGGCCACCTCCAGCCGGCATTCGACCGTCAATAGTGGCAACATCGTGCACCAGAGCATGATCAAGCGTTTCAATCAGCACTCGTTTTCGGTGCTGAAAACGTGCACCGACGTGAAGACGCTCAACTGTGGTATCGGAGCGATCCTTTCAGCGACACCGACGGTCGGTGCACGTGATAATACGGCAAACGGTGGACCGATGTcaaatggcggcggcggaaaggatcacaacaacggcggcgacaCGGTTggtaataacaataacaataacgtGGTGAATGGGTTCAGCAAAAAGGATAAGTCgcacaaaaatggcaacaatcatcatcaccccGGGACCGTGAACGGGATGGACCATAGgaatggcggtggtggcgttgcaACCACCAATGGAACGTTCGTTGAACCGACGATCAAAAAAGCTCGCATTCAGGCCAAAATCACGTACGATGATCTAGAGGGTGACGAAGAGGAAGAGCAGCGGAGACAGCGGGTGAAGCAGCTGAATCTGACCAAAATCGAACGCTACCTTCACGGGCCGGTTCCGGCAAGCGGCACTTTCGGAGAGCACTCCGGGATGCACGGCGGAGAAAGTTCTTCGGCAACCGCTGGAGGTGTTCTGCATgatttcgaaacgatcgatgcGATGATAGTGGACGCAGCGAATAACGCGTGGAGTGCCAGGACTCCTCACAAACTCCTTGTTAGTCCGGCTGCCGCCGTTAGCGCGCTGGGTGATCTTAGTCCAGGTGGTGCCCTTATGAGAGGATTCCAGGAGCAAAGCCTTGCAC AGTTGGTCCCTCCCGACATCGAGAAGGAGGTGCGTAATCTCTACCTATCGTTGCTCGAGCTGCTAAAAGAGTTCTGGAAGTGCTTCCCGCCGACTACACCACAGCTTGAAGCGGAAGCGACGCGCATGCACGACATCCTGCAGCGCTTCGCGATGGTCAAACTGAAACCGTTCGAG GACCGTGCCATGAGAGAGCTGTTGCCGTTCGGTTCCTCGTTGACGCAACACCTCAACCAGCTGCTTCAGTCGGCCAACCGTAAATTTGCCACGTGGCAGGACCGTCAGCGACGAGCGCACAGGTAG
- the LOC131205288 gene encoding uncharacterized protein LOC131205288, producing the protein MEGFEYVIQRPPQARICFGSGIERETVPLEGPALSPLMRRVQPEVLPEAQEAPPELTPPRPRVPGNVSKRGYGPLAATAVRFNFDQVASSPGVGEYELIRKPAVKPGAKPFGSGVDREKASHLQITPGVGTYLFKVRKDIRSHSFGGTIKIMPAARTFCRPDNFDRCQRCEERPEVDYWKNLRTERCLCRRCMVRELNEVRNCCAKNKSAQKKRLEALKEYKRVRHCSYYHRHDKTNAAIQFISNKQLKRKFRLENYLSAFE; encoded by the exons ATGGAAG GTTTCGAGTACGTCATCCAACGGCCACCCCAGGCACGGATTTGCTTCGGTTCCGGTATCGAGCGGGAAACGGTGCCTTTGGAAGGTCCTGCACTTAGTCCCCTGATGCGGCGCGTCCAACCGGAAGTGCTACCGGAGGCGCAGGAGGCACCACCGGAACTAACACCACCGCGGCCGCGTGTTCCCGGTAACGTGAGTAAGCGCGGCTATGGACCGCTGGCGGCGACCGCAGTGCGCTTCAACTTTGACCAGGTTGCCAGCAGTCCCGGAGTGGGCGAATACGAGCTGATCCGAAAGCCGGCGGTTAAACCTGGTGCCAAACCGTTCGGAAGTGGCGTGGATCGCGAGAAAGCCTCTCACTTGCAGATCACTCCTGG GGTTGGTACGTATTTGTTCAAGGTGCGAAAGGACATTCGGAGCCATTCGTTCGGGGGCACGATCAAGATCATGCCGGCCGCGAGAACGTTCTGTCGGCCGGACAACTTTGATCGCTGCCAGCGGTGTGAGGAACGCCCGGAGGTGGACTACTGGAAGAATTTGCGGACGGAGCGGTGTCTCTGCCGGCGCTGTATGGTGCGGGAACTGAACGAAGTTCGGAACTGCTGCGCGAAGAACAAATCCGCACAAAAGAAACGGCTCGAGGCGCTGAAGGAATACAAG CGTGTCCGGCACTGCTCGTACTATCATCGGCACGACAAAACGAACGCCGCGATACAGTTCATCAGTAACAAGCAGCTGAAGCGAAAGTTCCGGCTGGAAAATTATCTGTCCGCGTTCGAGTGA
- the LOC131215307 gene encoding uncharacterized protein LOC131215307: protein MHTAASVVSGPSTGRHSKQTQAPTATGDAARPALPPNVNSRPHGTLTVRFGSFRESSGAGVRWNSAKVYVSVDLQLIWWGQQTPSSSSGGSGAGPLLHWEQGNARQNGASEVVYEVRTSPELFRRYLKSCEPIRVRLVSKRTRTVIGTAQVQIPGKITNFRDPGSVSPTTTTVAQACGEVHSVRGFCLGEVCLELSLQFDRKRSATSGAGPGKENGKMLLVEQKPASPALMPLAVEGKPAPLHESSQRTLPAAGVCAAKKRFHTLAPDARQKILDYLTGRPIDGDGSNSELSALSEICSVSPAESMLEALTRYDQAPEPRKQTYLRAVDCVRVLVENLKFTRAGQKEIQHRANQQHLAMFGGGFVVRMKLLPTAARLKFTSTAVSETEVVFDAKPQQTRFGLPESATGEGLQFDFAVHLNVGSFYKTRLFFLGSASVTLQEVIEGRFACHKRCPIRLASDDILLGTLTVRLELGSRGIHFGPELIDAVLIDGGNVTLESSEASSDGESVEPSVTPEPIPSVMHCQHKHHHCHGSEARCVDRFPCYVSKCKTAMTDPGDNQSSSGEKDTSSHNQPTRQDGEGSGASTNGGGGDQDEQNRNAPQKNDRQPEPPNAMEIDGSKPEVQQTKLLHGLLYLGQLKDRNQPVGEHFLALQPFWTDEPSTLTSELCQPEGNFDYLRTFPVMATASFLERVRNQHLAVELWQKAPGEGEKLVGVTRLPLHQFYIAFRDVQLSDHLAHARLPVISIDGWSGIGSPLASEPCGQLQAVLAIGTESQIEHFRLTRSLPMHTSGDVPRNRLPAIETPRINPRSDSKSIQTVSCGGGTKQPQSSEVANMLSAFIENLAQRLPISSERSTAPSFDNNLSSVEQRPVAGSPHSQANRPQLRKTADLLDNLQKALAQRPSAAALEGFGALGLGSAASLLGASTTPADQTPPAAGTDETRISAAGTGEPVAPQHPTPVVLMEASESEQPSAEKPAPQPIPAVSTEDSSTDGVEEESCKLIRLLIEIERAVNLPQLTISKKYAKRQHHKNRVPNVPEALVLEPSAYATFEGHHLRPGTANTVKSHEGIVYTTHVIERNCAPGWQKRFEVQLPSDLMTNDEKRFIVKVWRKAALSDAPKCRLLPAPMEDAVIGFCAIDLSLLLSGLSCILGWYNIMDFSGRCNGQIKIYIKPLENVQSFKVAEEQQNFRLPLLIDVDCGPTMGLDTSSNTSLSRALKRKFIELEEITERLKARLFDVTGDDGDDDGTDPDDQFERDLNTAASEDDDDAVDDDQDAWAGDEQLEDSSNRKRNSQYPNGAMTITTNTSSYSMCATDRSSLTGCSNRASRSRDESPPPRPSTSQLAELLQSHDIDTLINPALFKNFLLPSTSESTPVLDGGETGIDADMSDESSVGCAAGGDRVKQIATALQRTTISDTIRPGEAQSSTVMVPAEGDGNGGPCREAPEGEPMKDVNK from the exons ATGCATACCGCCGCCAGTGTTGTAAGTGGCCCATCCACCGGAAGGCACTCGAAGCAAACGCAAGCTCCTACCGCTACGGGTGACGCTGCCAGGCCGGCTCTCCCTCCGAACGTGAACAGTAGGCCCCACGGGACGCTGACCGTTCGATTCGGCAGTTTCCGGGAATCTTCCGGGGCTGGCGTGCGGTGGAACAGTGCCAAGGTGTACGTGAGTGTCGATTTGCAGCTCATCTGGTGGGGCCAGCAAACGCCTAGCAGCTCTtccggtggtagtggtgctGGACCACTGCTCCACTGGGAGCAAGGAAACGCCCGTCAAAACGGGGCCAGTGAGGTGGTCTACGAGGTACGCACCAGCCCAGAACTCTTCCGGCGGTATCTAAAAAGTTGTGAACCGATTCGGGTGCGATTGGTGTCGAAACGTACACGAACCGTGATCGGAACGGCCCAGGTGCAGATTCCGGGCAAGATAACAAACTTCCGAGACCCGGGATCGGTTagcccaacgacgacgacagtagCACAAGCGTGTGGGGAAGTGCACAGCGTTAGAGGTTTCTGTCTCGGGGAGGTGTGTTTGGAGCTTTCGTTGCAGTTTGATCGGAAAAGATCTGCTACTTCCGGAGCTGGTCCAGGTAAGGAAAACGGCAAAATGTTGCTTGTGGAGCAGAAGCCAGCTTCGCCCGCTCTGATGCCGCTAGCAGTCGAAGGAAAGCCAGCACCATTGCATGAATCCTCCCAACGTACACTGCCAGCGGCAGGTGTTTGTGCTGCGAAGAAAAGATTCCATACGCTCGCACCGGACGCACGCCAAAAGATTCTCGACTACCTAACTGGGCGGCCGATCGACGGTGATGGTAGCAATTCAGAACTGTCCGCACTAAGCGAGATATGCTCCGTGTCACCGGCAGAAAGTATGCTGGAAGCATTGACACGTTACGATCAAGCACCGGAACCACGGAAGCAAACCTATCTCCGTGCAGTTGATTGTGTCCGTGTGCTGGTGGAGAATCTCAAATTTACCCGTGCTGGCCAGAAGGAGATACAGCATCGTGCCAATCAGCAGCATTTGGCCATGTTTGGAGGCGGATTTGTGGTGCGCATGAAGCTCTTACCAACGGCGGCCAGGTTGAAGTTTACTTCGACAGCAGTCAGCGAGACGGAAGTAGTTTTCGACGCGAAACCGCAGCAGACACGCTTTGGTCTCCCGGAATCCGCGACCGGTGAGGGTTTGCAGTTCGACTTTGCGGTACATCTCAACGTTGGGAGTTTCTACAAGACGCGCCTCTTCTTTCTTGGCTCGGCCAGCGTCACGCTACAGGAGGTGATCGAGGGAAGGTTCGCGTGCCACAAGCGCTGCCCAATCCGGCTGGCATCGGATGATATCCTTCTCGGGACGCTAACCGTACGGTTGGAGTTGGGCAGTCGCGGGATACATTTCGGACCGGAGTTGATCGATGCCGTGCTTATCGATGGCGGCAACGTGACGCTAGAGAGCTCCGAAGCTTCTTCCGATGGCGAGAGTGTTGAGCCGAGTGTTACACCGGAACCGATACCTTCGGTCATGCACTGCCAGCACAAGCATCACCATTGCCACGGAAGCGAAGCACGTTGCGTTGATCGATTTCCGTGCTACGTCAGCAAATGCAAGACTGCGATGACTGACCCGGGTGATAATCAAAGCTCCAGCGGCGAAAAAGATACTTCCAGTCACAATCAACCGACGCGGCAAGATGGAGAAGGTTCGGGCGCCTCGACGAATGGCGGCGGAGGCGATCAAGATGAGCAAAATAGAAATGCACCTCAGAAGAACGATAGGCAACCGGAGCCGCCGAATGCCATGGAAATCGATGGTTCGAAACCAGAAGTGCAACAAACGAAGCTATTGCACGGTTTGCTGTACCTCGGCCAGCTAAAGGATCGCAACCAACCGGTGGGGGAACATTTTCTAGCACTGCAACCGTTTTGGACCGACGAACCGTCGACTCTCACCTCGGAACTCTGCCAGCCGGAGGGGAACTTTGATTACCTCCGTACGTTTCCCGttatggccaccgccagcttTCTCGAGCGTGTCCGCAATCAGCACCTAGCGGTCGAACTGTGGCAGAAAGCGCCCGGCGAGGGTGAAAAGCTGGTTGGCGTTACACGCCTACCGCTGCATCAGTTCTACATCGCGTTCCGGGATGTGCAGCTGAGTGACCATTTGGCTCACGCCCGCCTTCCGGTGATTTCAATTGACGGTTGGAGCGGTATTGGATCTCCTCTGGCATCGGAACCATGCGGTCAGCTTCAGGCCGTGCTTGCGATTGGCACCGAAAGCCAGATCGAACACTTCCGCCTAACGCGATCCCTGCCGATGCACACTTCCGGCGATGTGCCGCGTAATCGACTCCCGGCGATCGAGACGCCACGGATTAACCCCCGGTCGGACAGTAAGTCCATCCAAACGGTGAGCTGCGGTGGTGGTACCAAGCAACCGCAGAGCTCTGAAGTGGCCAACATGCTGTCGGCGTTCATCGAAAATCTGGCCCAACGGCTTCCAATTTCCTCCGAGCGTAGTACGGCTCCGAGTTTTGATAACAATTTATCCAGCGTTGAGCAACGCCCGGTAGCCGGATCGCCACACTCACAAGCGAACCGTCCTCAGCTACGCAAAACGGCCGATCTGCTCGACAATCTCCAGAAGGCGCTTGCCCAGCGACCCTCTGCCGCCGCCTTGGAGGGCTTCGGAGCACTCGGGTTGGGTTCGGCCGCCTCTCTGCTCGGAGCCAGCACCACTCCGGCGGATCAAACACCTCCCGCTGCCGGAACCGATGAAACACGCATTTCCGCTGCGGGGACAGGGGAACCAGTGGCACCACAACATCCTACACCGGTGGTCCTAATGGAAGCTTCGGAAAGTGAGCAACCCTCAGCCGAGAAACCGGCTCCACAACCAATCCCAGCGGTCAGCACCGAAGATTCCTCCACGGACGGTGTGGAAGAGGAGTCGTGCAAACTGATCCGATTGttgatcgaaatcgaacggGCCGTCAATCTGCCGCAGCTAACAATTAGCAAAAAGTACGCCAAGCGACAGCACCACAAGAACCGCGTTCCAAACGTTCCGGAGGCGCTCGTGCTCGAACCGAGCGCTTACGCCACGTTCGAGGGTCACCATCTGCGGCCGGGGACGGCGAATACGGTCAAATCACACGAAGGCATCGTCTACACCACGCACGTCATCGAGCGGAACTGTGCCCCAGGGTGGCAAAAGCGCTTTGAGGTGCAACTACCCAGCGATCTGATGACCAAT GACGAGAAACGGTTCATCGTGAAGGTGTGGCGGAAGGCGGCCCTAAGCGATGCGCCGAAATGCCGGCTGTTGCCCGCCCCCATGGAGGACGCCGTAATCGGGTTCTGTGCCATCGATCTGAGTCTGCTGCTGTCCGGATTGTCTTGCATCCTTGGGTGGTACAATATAATGGACTTTTCCGGGCGCTGCAACGGTCAAATCAAG ATCTACATAAAACCACTCGAAAACGTGCAATCGTTCAAAGTGGCTGAAGAGCAACAGAACTTCCGTCTACCGTTGTTGATCGACGTGGACTGCGGACCCACGATGGGGCTCGATACGTCCAGCAACACGTCGCTCAGTCGTGCGCTGAAACGGAAATTCATCGAGCTGGAGGAAATCACGGAGCGGCTAAAGGCTCGCCTGTTCGATGTGACCGGTgacgacggtgatgacgaCGGTACCGATCCGGACGATCAGTTCGAACGCGATCTCAAcacggcggccagcgaagacgatgacgatgctgtCGATGATGATCAGGATGCGTGGGCCGGTGACGAGCAGCTGGAGGACTCTTCGAATCGGAAGCGCAACAGCCAATACCCGAACGGTGCGATGActatcaccaccaacacctcGTCGTACTCGATGTGTGCCACCGACCGGAGCAGTCTAACAGGCTGCTCGAACCGTGCTTCGCGGTCTCGGGACGAGTCTCCTCCGCCGCGTCCTTCGACGTCGCAGCTAGCCGAACTGCTGCAAAGCCACGACATCGACACGCTCATTAATCCGGCCCTTTTCAAGAACTTTCTCCTTCCGTCAACCTCCGAATCGACACCCGTTCTCGATGGTGGTGAAACGGGCATCGATGCGGACATGAGCGATGAATCCTCGGTCGGCTGTGCGGCCGGTGGAGATAGGGTGAAACAGATAGCGACGGCCCTGCAGCGGACCACCATATCCGATACGATCCGGCCCGGGGAAGCACAGAGCAGTACGGTGATGGTGCCGGCCGAGGGCGACGGTAACGGTGGACCATGCCGCGAAGCACCGGAAGGAGAACCGATGAAGGACGTAAACAAATGA